TCTCTCTCGCCAACTGAGCTGCCTCCTGAGAAGGCGATGAGATCGCAGCTGAGAAAATTTCTTAGCGCCGACTCCAAATCCTCCTCGCTGTCCTGAACTATTTTTGACCTAACAGCCTCTCCGCCATTCTCGTAGATTATTGATGACAAAGTGTAAGAATTTACATCGTAGATTTGCCCCTCTTCAGGTTCTGAGTCGAGATCACAAATCTCTGTTCCTGTCGAGATGACGGCTACCCGCGGCTTTCGGTACACGAGAACTTTGCTTCTACCTAAAGCCGCAAGCACGCCAACCCTGGCTGGTGTAAGAAAATCGCCCTTACGTAGAATTGCTTCGCCTCTCCTCATATCCTCTCCCTTTAATGCTATGTTTGCCTGTGGATGAACCGCCCTATAGACTGTGACCAGACAGTCCCTTTCCTCAGCGAATTCAGCCATCACAACGGCATCCGCGCCCCTAGGTATCTGACAGCCAGTCGCAATCCTAACGCACTCCCCACTTCTAACAATGATGTCGGTTTTTTCGCCTGCACGCAGTATCCCAACAAGCCTAAGGATTCTAGGGTTCTGTTCAGAGGCTCCATAAGTGTCTTCAGCCCTAACCGCATAGCCATCCATAGCTGCGCGGTCGAATGGTGGAACATCAACCTGCGGGATAATGTCCTCAGCCAAGACCCTTCCATTTGAAATCTCAATCGGAATCATTTCACATTCTTCGACTGGAGCCACAGAATCCAATATAATCCTCAATGCCTCCTCCCTGGATATGAGAAGCCTGAATGGAGCGATGCCTTCCATGCAAATAAGCCCCCACAGTCCGGCTAAGAGTGAAAAAGGATCGGCTATATGACTTATCCTCCCGGCGCCCCGTGGAATGGAACACTCTTCCAGATGAACTCGAACCACTCCTCCTCAGTTATTGTTTCACCCTTAACTATCACATTTAAGACCAGCTTTAGAAGTTCATGATGCCTTTTCTCATCTGCCAATATGGCTTCAAGAAGCAGCCTAACCTTCTCATTCTTCACTTCTGGAAGTTTTTCACTTATCTTTCTTATTAATTGAACCTCTAATTCAATATGCTTTTCCACGAGGGCCCTCTGCCTATCTAGGTCTTTCTCTTCGAGCGCCTGAGTTTCACCAGTCAATATTGCAATGGCTGAAGAGTACATTTCCGCATGCTTAAAAGAATCAAGCGAAATCCCCCTCAGCGTCCCCTTAACAGCCGGATTCTTTATGCCGGCTAAGGCATTATCCAATGAGTTGACAATCTCCTTTTCTACAGCGATCTGCTCCTTCAAAAACCTTAATAACTCTCTGCTGTCATTCATGCATGTTACCCCACAAACCCTCACCTTCAACTCTCACTATTATGGTCTTAAGTTTTTCGGGCTGTATCCACCTCTCCATAAATCTAGCCTTTCCGCATGAAGATAGTCGTCTCAAACCTATTATGAGGCATCCTCTTGACCACGAAGTCCCTATACGCCTCCTCTAGAATCCGAATGGCTTCAGATATATGCCTTCTTCTTTCTCTAGAAACAAACTTCACAGTCATCAATGCAGATCCACCGTCAACAAGATGTTCTGAAAGACGAACCATTATCCTCGCAGACTCAGCAGGATCAAGGTTCATGTCATTGACAATCATGTGAAACTTGCCGATACCCGCCGGGATCTCTTCAGCTTTACATTTCAGATGGGTGACGTTTGGAAGATTTGCAATCGAAGGGTGGAGGTCAGCTGGGTCGACAGCCACAACTCTTCTCGCTTTCTCAGCAAGAACCTTTGTCCATCCTCCAGGCGCAGCCCCAACATCCAAAACTTCGAAACTTGGCTCAATAATTATGCCGAAGGACTCAATGGCCTCTCTAATCTTATGCTCTGCCCTAGTAAGTGGGCGTTTCCCCCTCCTATACTTCCTTGCCACCGCAATCCTCTTGACGATGATGTCCTCACTCTTTACTATGCCTAGGAAGGCTTTTTCCTGAAAGATCTGTACAATAACAACTTTCTCGGGATCAGATAAGTTCACAGTTGCTCCTGTAGCCACCTGAAGGAGTGAGCCGAGCTCCCTTTCCACATAGGCGCTGGAAAAATTGTGGCTTCCTCTCCGGAAGCACCTAACAGAAAACTTTTCTCCACTCTTAAGTTTTCCAAGACACATTAACTCTTCAAAAATCAGGTTTACGCTCTCCGCCTCTTTCGTAATATTTATTGAAGCGTCGACTGGGTAGACTTTGCCTATAAACTTTGTCTCCGCCCCCTTGACCGCATCCAAAAACCTTCCGCCATCATAACATTCGGCGATGAGTGTTCCCTTAAAATGTGTAGTAGTTACCTTTACCCCTGGTATAAGGCTCTCGATCTCCTTCCTTGCCTCCCTCTCAAAACCAGAAGATGTCGTCACAACGAAGTGGCATCCACTTCTCAGCATAATATTCCACACATCATCATCGCTTATACATCTCTATAAAGATATTTTCTTGCGATTCATAAATTAGAAATATCGTTGGGGAAATAGTTTCTAGGAGAGGAGGGCAGGTTGAGGAAGCAGGGCGGAGGCTCGGCGTCACTAGCGTTTACAGTAATCATGATGTTTCTGATGGTTTTCCAAAACCAGGTAAATACTCTGCTCTGCGAAGGAGAGTATTCGCCTGAAAGCCTATTTTTGACGGTTTACGCGGACGGTACAGTCAGGGTGAATTATACGGTGACAGTGGACCCCCTGCTTCCAAACGTTAACGTAACCTTAGTCGGCTCTCCATATAGAGATCTCATCATCAAGAACGAGATCGACGAATTACTTAAGTACCAAATTAATGATGGCAACAAAGTCCTAGTTTACTCTTTAGGATCACTCAGCATCCGGATGACTTACACCACGCCAGATCTTACGAGCAAAGTTGGCAGGATCTGGGTTTTAAGGGTAGATTCGCCCATCAACTTCACCGTTGAGATGCCGAACGACTTTACTATCATATCGCTAAGTTCAATACCTGAGGCGATATGGACGGTTGGGGACTATTTTTACCTAACAATGGCATCCGGTTCTCAAGAGATCTCCTACATTGTAGGCTCGGTTGCGAGCGTTGCGAGAGCTCAGGCCCTCATCAGCGAGGCTGAGGAGACCATAAGAAGCGCGAAAGGTCAGGGTGCCGACACAAGCAGGGCTGAAGAGACCCTGAATAATGCGAAAATCGCCTTCGCGGAAGGAAGATATGCTGAGGCAGAGTTGTTGGCTGTTCAGGCTAAAGATTTGGCGGAAGCGGCGCTCCGCAGTATCCCATCCAAAATTGATTTTTTGTTAATTGTAGCCGCCTTGATCCTTATCGCCTTCGTCGCTGCAATTTTTCTATCATTCCATAGGAGA
The Candidatus Bathyarchaeota archaeon genome window above contains:
- a CDS encoding molybdopterin-binding protein codes for the protein MEGIAPFRLLISREEALRIILDSVAPVEECEMIPIEISNGRVLAEDIIPQVDVPPFDRAAMDGYAVRAEDTYGASEQNPRILRLVGILRAGEKTDIIVRSGECVRIATGCQIPRGADAVVMAEFAEERDCLVTVYRAVHPQANIALKGEDMRRGEAILRKGDFLTPARVGVLAALGRSKVLVYRKPRVAVISTGTEICDLDSEPEEGQIYDVNSYTLSSIIYENGGEAVRSKIVQDSEEDLESALRNFLSCDLIAFSGGSSVGERDMLPKIIERNGKLLFHGVQIKPGKPTLFGLVRGKPVLGMPGYPTSCLSNAYIFLAPAIRKMARLPPRPVFTVKAKMARRVVSASGREQFLPVKLIDGKAHPVFKASGDITSMANADGYIILPVNLDVIEEGEEVTVTLFQ
- a CDS encoding ferritin-like domain-containing protein, with product MNDSRELLRFLKEQIAVEKEIVNSLDNALAGIKNPAVKGTLRGISLDSFKHAEMYSSAIAILTGETQALEEKDLDRQRALVEKHIELEVQLIRKISEKLPEVKNEKVRLLLEAILADEKRHHELLKLVLNVIVKGETITEEEWFEFIWKSVPFHGAPGG
- a CDS encoding THUMP domain-containing protein translates to MLRSGCHFVVTTSSGFEREARKEIESLIPGVKVTTTHFKGTLIAECYDGGRFLDAVKGAETKFIGKVYPVDASINITKEAESVNLIFEELMCLGKLKSGEKFSVRCFRRGSHNFSSAYVERELGSLLQVATGATVNLSDPEKVVIVQIFQEKAFLGIVKSEDIIVKRIAVARKYRRGKRPLTRAEHKIREAIESFGIIIEPSFEVLDVGAAPGGWTKVLAEKARRVVAVDPADLHPSIANLPNVTHLKCKAEEIPAGIGKFHMIVNDMNLDPAESARIMVRLSEHLVDGGSALMTVKFVSRERRRHISEAIRILEEAYRDFVVKRMPHNRFETTIFMRKG